TGGGTCAGGAGATGGATGTCATCCTGGATACGGTCAATGATATCGGCTTCACTGCTGTATTCTCCCAGTTGCTCCAAGAGACTTTTTCCCCTGAACCGGCCGGAGCGTTGGATCTTCGAGATCTGGCGCAACAATTGCTGGGAGTCATACACCTCGGTGAAATACTCGGTTGCATTCGACTCAATATTGTGGGCCTCGTCGATGATCAGGCGATTGAACGGAGGAAGAATCATCTCCTCTTCATAGCCTACATCACTGATGAATCGGCTTTGGGCATCGGTAAAGAGCAAATGGTGGTTGCTGATAATGATCTTCGCATCCTTCGCCTTTGCCTTCGCCTTGAAATAGAAACAGTCACGAAAGTATGCACAGGCGTGGTTCTGGCAGAGGTCCCCGTCACTGCAGATCTCCCCTTTCAGTTCTCCACTCAGTCTTCCAGGAAAGTCGGCAAATAGGCCTGTTTCGCTCTCCTTGATCCACTGCCCAACCTGGTAGAGCTCACTGGCCGGGTCTTGGGCGAGTAGTGAGGAATCAGCCTTTGCCTGCATGAATCGGTTTATGCAGAGATAGTTACCCCTGCCCACAGCAAGTGCAATCTTGCAGGATAAGCCGAGAAACTTGAACAGCATGGGAATATCCTTCTCATACAGCTGTTTCTGTAAGTTGATCGTACTGGTTGCGACCACCGTGCGCTCATCAGGGGATTGCATGGCTGCATAGAGTGCAACAGCAAGATAGGCAAAGGATTTACCGATACCGGTTCCCGCCTCGATTGCTGCTATGGCATTGCGTTCAAAACTCTCCCTGACAAGGTCAGCCATATTGAGCTGTCCCTCGCGATACTCATAAGAGGGGAAGTTCTGCTCCAACAACCCATCCTTATCAAAAATCTGATAGATGTCATGCTTGGTCAATGTGATATTCCTGTACTTTTCTATGCAAGGTTTTCCTTCCAATACCCAAGACTTCTGCTGCCTTGGTCTTATTTCCCCCACACTGTGCAAGGGTGCTGATGATCAACTGCTTTTCCGCCTCAGCCAAGGTTATGCCGACATCGAGGGAGAGATTCTGTGAATTCTCCGCCTTGGTGACACTTGGGGGCAGGTCATCATACTCAATGACCGACCCACGGGCAAGCACAACGGCGCTCTCTATGCAATTTCTGAGTTCCCGGATATTCCCCGGCCAGTCGTAACTAAGCAAGGCGCGTTTTGCCTGAGGGGAGAACCCCTCAATACTACGGTTGTTCTCCTTGCTGAACAAAGTAAGGAATGAGGTCATCAGGAGTGGAATATCATCTTTCCTTTCCCTCAGTGGAGGTACCTCGAGATGAACGACATTAAGTCTGTAGTATAGATCCTCACGGAAATTGCCTTTCTCAATCTCCTTGAGCAGATCCCGGTTGGTTGCACACACGATTCGAACATCGACAGAAATGGGTTTCTCTCCACCTACCCGCTCAAACTGCTTCTCCTGTAACACCCTCAGTAGTTTCACCTGGGTGGCTGCATCAATCTCTCCGATTTCATCGAGGAAGATTGTTCCCCCATCAGCTAGTTCGAACCGTCCGCGTTTCTCTTTCACCGCCCCGGTAAAGGACCCCTTCTCGTGTCCAAACAACTCACTTTCCAGCAAGCTCGAAGTCAGGGCAGCACAGTGTACTTTCACCAAGGGTCCCTTGCTTCTATTGCTTAGTTCATGGATTGCATCGGCAACAAGCTCCTTGCCTACACCACTCTCCCCGGTGACCAGCACCGAGGCTTTTGTTGGTGCAACCTGGCTTACAATATCCATCAACTCCACCATTTTCTGGCTCTTGCCGATGATTCGGTCATACCGATTACGAGCCTTGAGTTGGGCAACTTCCTCTTTCAGTCTTTCATGTTCTACATAGAGATCATTATTGGAGAGTGCTTTCTTAACCACCAGGGTCAAGCGGTCCAGGTCCACCGGCTTGGTGAAGAAATCGATTGCTCCCGAGCGCATTGCCTCCACTGCGGTCTCAATGGTCCCATGCCCGGTGAGTACGATGACCGGCATGCGGGGATAGGCACTGTTGATCTTCTTCAGCAATTCCTCTCCACTCATATTCGGCATTCTCAGGTCAGTGATGACAAGATCAACCGACTGCTTGTTCACCATATCCCAGGCTACCTTCCCATTTTCTGCCTCAAGGGTTTCAAAACCTTCAAGTTCCATGGCCAAGGCTAGGCCGTTTCTAATATTTCTCTCATCATCACATATCAGGATGTTACGACTCATAGTGCACCTCCGCTACCGTATCCCACTTCAGCGCAAGCCGTTCACTCTTGGGAACCGGGAATGTAAGGGTAAAAACAGTTCCCTCTCCAAGCTTGCTCTGTACCGTAATATCTCCCTTGTGTTCTTTCAAAATCTTGTAGACCACTGTCAGTCCAAGCCCCGTACCGGTTGCCTTAGTCGTGAAGTATGGCTCAAATATCTTCTGTTGCGTCTCCTCATCCATACCAATACCGGTATCCTGGATCTTCAAGACCACATGGTCCCCATCAAGCCTGGTCTGGAGAATGAGCTTACCCCCACCCTCCATGGCGTTCATTGCATTCTTTATCAGGTTGAGTACTGCCTGCTTGAGCAGATGTTCATCATATTCCAACCTGGGCAGGG
The sequence above is drawn from the uncultured Sphaerochaeta sp. genome and encodes:
- a CDS encoding sigma-54 dependent transcriptional regulator, translating into MSRNILICDDERNIRNGLALAMELEGFETLEAENGKVAWDMVNKQSVDLVITDLRMPNMSGEELLKKINSAYPRMPVIVLTGHGTIETAVEAMRSGAIDFFTKPVDLDRLTLVVKKALSNNDLYVEHERLKEEVAQLKARNRYDRIIGKSQKMVELMDIVSQVAPTKASVLVTGESGVGKELVADAIHELSNRSKGPLVKVHCAALTSSLLESELFGHEKGSFTGAVKEKRGRFELADGGTIFLDEIGEIDAATQVKLLRVLQEKQFERVGGEKPISVDVRIVCATNRDLLKEIEKGNFREDLYYRLNVVHLEVPPLRERKDDIPLLMTSFLTLFSKENNRSIEGFSPQAKRALLSYDWPGNIRELRNCIESAVVLARGSVIEYDDLPPSVTKAENSQNLSLDVGITLAEAEKQLIISTLAQCGGNKTKAAEVLGIGRKTLHRKVQEYHIDQA